DNA from Balneolaceae bacterium:
GGAGGAGAAGGAGATGGAGGCCTGGCAGAACCTTACCCAGGTACTCGCCCATGAGATCATGAATTCGATCACACCCATCGCTTCGCTGTCGGACACCATCCACATGCTGCTGCGCAAAAACGCCGTGGAGCAGAACGGGGAGTACATCATCGACCGGGAGTCGCTCGGGGACGTCTCCGATGCCCTGGACACGATCAACAACCGCAGCCACGGGCTAATGCGCTTCGTCAACTCCTACCGCGACTTCACGCAGATTCCCGAGCCCACCTTCGACCATTTCAGCGTAAGGGAGCTGCTGGTACGCGCCCGCAACCTCAACAAGGGGGAGGCCGAGGCGCAAAACGTGCATATTGAGGTTTCGGTTCAGCCGGAAACCCTGGAGGTGACCGCCGATCCCCACCTCATTGAGCAGGTACTCATCAACCTCATTAAGAACGCCTTCCGCGCGCTGGAAGACAAGGAGAACGCCCGCATTGGACTCTCCGGCTCCCTCGACGCCGACGGCACCGTGCTCATCCAGGTCGCCGACAACGGCCCGGGCATCAAGCCCTCGAATCTGCAGAAGATCTTTATTCCCTTCTACAGTACCAGCCAGCCCACCTCCCGCGGCGGCTCCGGCATCGGACTCAGCCTTTCGCGGCAGATCATGCGCATGCACCGCGGCACCCTCACCGTGAGGACCGACGAGCAGGAGGGCACCACCTTTACCCTGCGCTTCTAGGCAGATCAATCATCTTTTTTGCTTTCCGCCCTACCTCGTATATTCCGTCAACGCCATAAACGGAAAGGGCCTGATGATGCTGAGCAAACCCCGTCTGTCAATCATACTCTGCTTTTCCGGCGAGCAGGATGTTATTGAACCCACCCTCAACACCCTCTACGGGCTGAAGGAGGTGCCCTTTGAACTCTTCCTGGTAGACGACCGCCACACCGAGGAGAGCCGACAGGTTATACAGTCGCTGCTGGATTTTCACGGCCACGAGCAAACCTACTACTACGAGCATCCCGCTTTCGGAGGGAGGGGTCTGCGGATCAGTGAAGTGCTGCCACAATGCAACACACCGTATATCTGGTGTCCGGAGTCGGCGGGGGAGATTGACGGGGAGGCCCTGATGGAGAGCCTGGACCTGCTGGAGCAGCAGAAGCTGGCTTTCCTCACCTCCGCCTCCCTGCCCGACAGCACAGATGGATGGCTGGAGCTGGCCGGCCGCGATCAGTGGCCCGAGGACGGCCATTTTCTCTGGAACTTCGATGTCATCGACGCCGCCAGCCGTTTTTTCAACCCGGAGGCGCGCCACTACCCCGGACTGGGCCTGGCCGCGCGCCTTCAGCCCACCTACGCGGCGGCATTGGTGGATCCCTTTCAGCAACCCTGTGAACAGGCAAAGCGCGAACCCCTCACGCCCTCCGTACGCCGGGAACTGCTGGGCGTGCTGATGAAACGCTACGACGCTGACGGCGCTGACCGCAAGCGTCTCTACGAACGCTACGAAGAGTATACGCGCGAGGGGGTGGAGTACCCGGGCCTGGAAGGCGACCTGCTGGTGGAAGCCAAGAATCTGAAAGAGGCGGGACGCTTTAGCGGCGCCATGGAGCTGGTAGAGCATGTGCTCAAGCGCAACCCGGACCACTCGGCCGCCAAGAAGCTTAAAATGGAGATCCTCGAAAAGCGAAGGCGCTTCGTGGAGGCCTCCGAAATCAAGCACGAGCTGGAGTGGCGGTCTACGCAGACCCGGCGGCGCACCGCCCCCGGCGAGTTCAAGACCAGTGTCATCATCCCCACCACCGCCCACGGTAAACCCGCCCTCGAGCACTGTCTGCTCAATCTCTCCAACCACTGCGACAGCGCTGCAACCGAACTCATCGTCGTCGATAACGCCAGCCTGGACAATACCCACGACTACCTGGAGGAACTGAAAGAGAAGAACTTCCTCAACTGCAAGGTGATCACTAACAGCCAGAACATGGGCTTTGCGGCCTCGGTCAACCAGGGACTCAAGCGCGCAGGCGGGACCTACGCCTGCATCCTGCACAACGACGTGGAGATCAAGGGACCCGTGATCCGGCAGCTGGAAAACTACCTTGACGAAAATCCCGACTACGGCATGGTGGGTCCCCTTGCCAACAAGACCCTCTACCCCGAACAGGCCACAAGAGCCTGGGAAGAGCCCAAGGGACTCCAGCCCACCGAGATTCTCGACAGCTTCTGCATGATGATGCGCACGGGCATGGGCGTGGAGATGGACGAGTCCTTCGAGCTGGCTTTCTTCGAGGACTTCGACCTATGCTTTCAGATTCGTGACAAGGGCTACCGGGTGGGACTGGCCACCGACGTGTCGGTGACGCACTACCTGGGCACCACCACCTTCGCGCTGGACCTAGACATCGACAGTCCCCAGTACTACAAGAACGTGGCCTTTTTCAACGAAAAGTGGGACATCGACGTCTATTCGGAGGAGAAGTTGCGCGCCATGGGCACTTTCGACCAGCTTTTGGCCCTGGACGAGCTGGTGAATCCCCTCTTCCCCGAACCCTCCCTGCAGGCCTGGTACAAGGAGATCTTTACCGACGAGCTTCGCACGGAGATTATGAATACCGACCTCGACCCCGAGACCCTCTGCACGCTGGTGCACCTGTTCATGGTGATGGACGAGCGCGAGGTGATGCGCCGCCTGGAGGACCGCCTCGACAAGGTGGAAATCTCCGCTTCGCTCATCTACGACCTGGTACGCTACTACTTCGACAAGAACATCTTCTCACGCTGCCTGCACTACCTGAACCGACTGGAACCCGGCAAGGAGTCCTTCCAGTCGGAGCTCTACCGCCTGGCCATCGCCGTGGAGGAGAAGGAGCTGGAGTCGGCCGTCCCCCGGCTGCGCGATCTGCTCGATAGAGCCCCTTCCAACCCCTATCTCTACAAGCTGGCAGGCGAAATCTACGAATTCGAGGGCGACACCGAGGAGGCCGAATCCTTCTACCGGATCGCCGCACAGATCAATCCCTTTCTCTTTTCCGACGCCGGCAGCGAGGTACGCAGCTGAGGCGCACGCCTGCGGCACGATGCGCGGCCCATGTCTGTTATGAAGGCCACCATGCAAGCTACAACCGCCTCATGCCCACACCCTCCGAAATAAAATCGCTGGTCTCCCTGCTGGAAGATCCCGACCCCTACGTGCAGTCGGAGGTCAGAAGCCGGCTCTTCGAGCTGGGCGAACAGGCCGTGCCCCTGCTGGACCAGCAGAAAAACGAGGTGCGGGACCCGTCCGAGAAGGAACACATCAACGAAATCATCCGCTGGATCACCTTCGGCAGCCTGGAGGAGGATTTCGTGGAGCTGCTGCAGCTGGGCATCGACAGCCCCTCCCGGCTGGAGGATGCCGCCTTCACCCTCTGCCGCTTTCACAACCCCACCCTCCGGGAGCGGGAGTACGTCAAGAAGCTCGACCGCTTTGCCGACTTGGTGGAGAACCGCATACGCTACAGCCTGAGCGAAACCCAGAAAATGCACAAGCTGCTCGACTTCGTCTTCGACGACCTGGGCTTCCAGGGCAGCACGGACGACTATTACCATCCCGAGAACTCTTACCTGAACCGGGTCATCGACCGCCGCCAGGGCCTCCCCATCTCCCTGGGCCTGATTGTGCTTTTCCTGGCGCGCCGACTGGAGCTTCCCTTTTACGGGGTGAACATGCCCATTCATTTCATGCTCAAGTTCCGCGGCGAAAAGGACGAGTTGCTGATCGACCCCTTCGACCGGGGCAAGGTGGTTACCTACAACCAGTGCTACTACTTCCTCAAGCAGAACGGCCTGGATCCCCGCAGCGAGCACTTCGAGACAGCCGGCGAGCGCGAGATCCTGGCGCGCTGCATCCGTAACCTGGTGCACAGCTACTCCCGCCGGGAGGAAGAGGAAAAGGCCGGCCAGCTTAAGCAGCTCCTGAAGATGGTCAGCAACTGAACGTGCGGCGGCCGTAGGTTTTCGGAAGGATGCCGGAACACGTATATTGGTCAGCCGTACCACTCCCCTGAAATTTCACGCAGCGCTACCCTAATGAAGTTATCTGTACGCTCCGAATCCGGCCTCCTGCAAAGTGTCATCGTGCACACCCCCGGCCGGGAGGTCTCCCTCGTCAACCCCGAAATGAAGGACGAGCTGCTCTTCGACGACATTATCTTCGAGGAGGACGCCCGCCAGGAGCACGAGGGCATGCTGGAGGTGCTGCGGGCCGCCATGCCTTCGGACGGCGCCATCTACCAGATCACCGACCTGATCCGCGAGAGTTTTGAGAAGGAGGAAGCCCGCGAACATTTCATCCGCAAACTGGTGGACCGCCATCCCGAGGAGAATATCCACACGGTGGAGGACGAGCTGCACCGGCTGGACCCGGCCGAGTTGCTGCAGTTTGTAGTGGAGGGACACACCCCCGGGCTTCACAATTTCACGCTCTATCCCACGCCCAACCTGGTCTTCACCCGCGACCTGGCGGCCATGGTGGGCGACGCCATCCTGCTCTCCCGCCCCGCCATGCAGGCGCGCCTGCGCGAAGCCCTCATGATGGAGGCTGTGATCCAGTTCCACCCCCTCTTCGCCGAAACCCGCAGCCGCTGCATCACCATCGCCGACGGGACCTCCATCGAGGGCGGCGACGTGCTGGTGGCTTCCGATCGCGTGGTACTCATCGGCATGAGCGAGCGTACCTCTTTCAGCGGACTGATGCGCGCCGCCGAGCGCCTGCTGGAGACCTCCGTGGAGCACGTGCTGGCGGTGGATATTCCCAAGCAGCGCGCCTCCATGCACCTGGATACCATTTTTACTTTTGCCGCCCCCGGCGAGTGCCTGGTTTTCGCTCCCGCTATCACCGAACGCCGCAACAACGTCATCGACCTGAGCCGCACGGGCGGACAGGTGACGGCCCGCACCATGCCCTCCCTGAAGGAAGCCATGGAGGAACTGCTGGAGCGGGAGTTCACCTTCATGAACTGCGGTGGAAGCGACCGTACCGACCAGTTCCGCGAGCAGTGGACCGACGGCGCCAACGTCTTTGCCGTAGCCCCGGGCGTGGTGGTGGGTTACGAAAGGAACCACCACACCTTCCGGGAGCTGCAGAACCACGGCTACCGGCTTATGAACCAGCACGAATTCATCGAGCGCTACCGCGACGCCGACCTGCCTGAGAACGTGGGAGAAGGCGACGAGAAGGTGGCCGTGAGTTTTGTGGGACACGAGCTGTGCCGGGGACGCGGGGGCGCGCGCTGCATGACCATGCCAATCGCAAGAAAAAACGGATAGTGGATTGAACGAAGACAACGGAAGTCAGAACGATGAAATCGGCACCGGAGGGGACCGCGACCATTCCGACGCCTCCCCCAGACCCGGGCGGCGGGCCCGCAACCTGGCCCGCTGGGATTCGACGGTGCTCGACGCCGATGGCGAAGAGGATGGCGACACGGGCGGAGCGGGGGACTACGACCTCAAGACCGTCGCCAAACACCTGGGACTGTTCCTGGCCACCGTGGCCACTGTGGCCCTGACCGGGGCCAGCTTTGTGGGCTTCAACGCCAGCCTCTTTCCACTGGTCATGCCTTCATGGCCCGATTTTATGCGGGGACTGCTCTTCGCCGCGCTGCTGCTGGCCTTCCTGGGCGTGCATGAATTCGGTCATTTCTTTGCCGCCATGAAGCACAAGGTGCGGGTGAGCCTCCCCTATTTTATTCCCATTCCCCTGGGCATCGGCACCCTGGGTGCGGTCATACGCATCAAGGAGCGCATCCGCGACACCCGCAAGATGTTCGACGTAGGCGTGGCGGGTCCCCTGGCCGGGCTGGTCGTCTCCCTGGCGGTACTGCTCATTGGCTTCGCCACCCTTCCCGATCCCTCCTACATCCAGAACTTTGAAGGCCACGAGGCCGTCAAAAACTATGTGGCCCAAAACGGGGTTTTTCCCGAAACCCCGCCTGAGCCCGCCTCGGAGGAGAGCGGCGGACAGGGTACCCTCATGATGGGGGAGACCCTGCTCTACAGTTTCCTGGCGAGTTTCTTCGAGAACGTACCCCCCATGTACGAGATGTATCATTATCCTTTCCTCTTCGCAGGCTGGCTGGGACTCTTTTTCACCGCCCTCAACCTGATGCCGGTGGGTCAGCTGGACGGGGGACACATTCTCTATTCGTTGATCGGCTTCCGGCGTCACCGCACGGTGGCCCGCTACACCTTCGCGGCCCTCACCATCCTGGCCGGCATTGAGGCGGTGCCCTTTATCCACCAGTCGCTGGGAGACTGGGACACCTCCGTGGGATCGCTGAGCTGGCTGCTCTGGGCAGGAGGACTCTACCTGCTGCTGAGGCGCGCCTTCCATGGCGACCACCGCTGGGTGGCTCCGCTGCTGGCCCTCTCACTGGTCGCCTCCGCCGCCTGGCTCTACGGCTGGGTGGGACACTTCGACACCCAGCACTCCCTCATCTGGGTCTTCTGGTGCGCCTTCATCGCCTACTTCGTGGGCATCGAGCACCCTCCCGTACAGTACGAACGACACCTCGACCCCGTCCGGCGGCGGCTGGGCTGGTTCAGCATGGGAGTTTTCCTGCTCTGCATCAGTCCCACCCCCCTCTACTTCGTCTAGGAGGGGAGCTCGGAACCTTCCGCAGCTCTCGCTTGTATGATGAATCGGGCAACCACTATTTGTATATTCCGCATCGTCGAACAAAAAATCCAAGATCCCTTTTCATGCGCACCTTAACCGTCATACTTCTCGGCGCCTTGCTTGCCGGCTGCTCCGGCACCGGCACGCAGGACGTTGAGCAGCAGGTGAACCAGTATATTGCAGAGGACCAGTATGAGCAGGCCCTGGAGCTGCTGGGCCGCACCGATTCCACAGAGACCGACGCCGACCTTTCCACCCTCCGCGAGAAAACGCACCTGAACTACGGAATCTACCTGGAGTACCGGGGACCCGAGGAGCAATCCATGCGCGACCGCATGACCACGGCCCTGGAGCAGTTCATCGAAGTGCTGCGTATCAACCCGGCCAACCAGAAAGCCATCTCCGAGGTGGAGCAGATCATGGGCATCTACGATACCATGCCCGACCGGGGTCCGGGGGAGGAGATTCTCTCCGACCTGCGTGAACTGGGATTTGACTACTGAATCCGACTGCGACCATGTCCAACGCCAACCCCACCATAGAAAACCGCAAGGCGCGCCACGAGTACCACGTCCACGAGACCTTCGAGGCGGGCATCGTACTGAAAGGCACCGAAGTGAAGTCGCTGCGCGACGGCAAGGCCAGCCTCGGCGAAGCCTTCGCCTACATGCAGGACGGGGAGGTATGGCTGCGCGACATGTATATCAAGCCCTACAAGGAGGGCTCGTGGGCCAACCACGAGGAGCGGCGTCCTCGCAAGCTGCTGCTGAAAAAGCGGGAGATCGCCGAACTCGACAAGGCGGTCACCCGCAAGGGCTTTACCATTATCCCGTTGAAGCTCTACTTCAAGAACGGCTACGCCAAAATTCTGATCGGGATCGCGGAAGGAAAGAAGAAGTACGACAAACGGGAGGATATCAAGGAGCGGGACGTTAAGCGGGAGATTGATCGTAAAGTGAAAGGAAGCTACAAGATAAATCTCTAGCACAACCCCTCCCATGACCACCCGTACCGCCTGCCATACAACATTCCTTGCCCTGCTGTTACTGTGGGGCCTGCAGCCTGCGCCGGCTGTGGCCCAGGAGGAGCCCGAAATGAACATCGTTGAGATTGTGGAGAACACCCCGCGGCTTTCGGTGCTCAACCGGGTGCTGCAGGCCAGCGGCATGAAAGACAGTCTGCGCACCGGCGGTCCGTACACCATGTTCCTGCCCGTCAATGAGGCCTTCTACGAGCTGCCCTATGCCGAGCGCAGCTTGTTGTGGGACACCTCCAACCGCGCACGCATCCGCCGCATTCTCAGCAATCATATACTCGACCGACGGATGACCTCCGAAGAGATGGCGGCCCGCAGCAACATACCCTCCCGGCTGGAAGACCTGCCCGTCGACACCACCGGCAACTTGATACAAGTAAAAGGCGCCAACATCCTGCAGCCTGATGTGGAAGCCGTCAACGGGATGGTTCATGTGATTGACGCCATCCTGATGCCCTCCTATGTGGAGTAGCGTTGCGGTCCGGCCTTATAGAGAAAAGGCCACCCCCTCGCCTCCGTGGCGGGACGGAGACGAATCGAGGCAGCCTTTTCATGTAGATCGGGGATGTCCTGTAAGCCGAATTCTGTCAAGGACAATCATTTATCTGGGTTCCGGCTCGCACCGGAACTCAAGCGTTCCACCCGGCAGCATGGCGACGAGCGGCGCGCTGCCTGCGTGAACTTGCACCCCGTGAGGTTTACCCTGCCTCCGAACGTCGCCGCCGGAGCGGTGGGCTCTTACCCCACCTTTTCACCCTTACCCTTCGCTCTCCCGTCCCGGCTTCCGCCTGAGATGGGATGCAACCGCGTCGGGCGGTATGTTTTCTGTGGCACGGGCTTATCCCTTGTTCCCGCCTCGTCCCGAACGGATCGGTGTACGGGCGGGAATACGGAATACTTCCTGTTGGGAAGCACGGTGCTCGTAGGTGTTCGGACTTTCCTCATCCCGACTTGGTCGGGACGCGATTGCCCGGACATCCGCCTGTGATAATATACCTAATACCTAACACTTCCGCGGGGGCGGGACATTCGCCGGGCAGAAAGGGATCCTTACTCGGAAAGTTCTTCCTTTGCCTGTTCGAAGAAGGAGGGATCCACCACGATACGGCCGCTGTTCTCGTCGATGATGATCTTGTTCTTGCGGCGCACCTCCACCTGCGTCTGGGGCGGCAGGGCCATGCCGAGCGCAGCGCCCTTCTCCATGGCCACCACGGCCAGCCCGTTGGTGAGGCCCTCGCGCAGGCGGTTGTAGCTGCGAAGGTAACGTTCGTCGATATTCTCCTCGATCTCCTCGCGCTTATTCAGGAGCTCCTGCTCCTCCGATTCGGTCTCGCCGACCACCTTGTTAAGGTTTTTCTGCTTCTCGTCGTGCAGCTTCTGGGTCTTGTCCAGCTCCTCCTGCGCCTCCTCGAGCTCGCCCTCGATCTCCTCCTGGCGCTTTTCGATCTCCTCACGACGGGACTCGGCGTTTTCAATAATCTGCTTCTGGGCGTCAATCTCCTTGGTGAGGGCGTCGTATTCGCGGTTGTTGCGAACCGACATCTGCTGCTCCTCGTATTTCTCCATCTTGTTCTCGGCATCCTGCACTTCGAGCTCCAGATTGCTCAGCTCCACCTTCAGGTCGGTCTTCTCCTCCTCGAGCTGGCTGATCTTGGCCTCGTAGCGGTTGATGTCGGTCTCGATGTCCAGAATCTCTTCGGGAAGGTCACCGCGTAGCTGCTTGAGTTCGTCAATCCGGGTGTCAATATATTGCAGATTGGCTAGCTGCTGTAGTACTTCTTCCATGGGTCAGGCTGTGGTATGATTTATTCCTGCGTTGATTAGGATGATTGCGGAATGTAGACATTCATGGGGTTGGTGTTCACCCCGGTTTCCATCACGTTCAATTCTTCAAAAGCTTCCTGCAACTCGTGCTGCAGAGTGGAGGCGATGGGGATCTCGCTCTCGTAGTGGCCCGCGTCGACCAGCAGAAAAGGTTCGGTATCGACGAACCAGTCGTGGTATTTGATGTCGGAGGTCACGAAGGCCTGCGCGCCCTCGGCTACGGCCCGCGAGGTGAGCGAAACGCCGGCTCCCCCGCAGACGGCCACCTTCTTGATACGTTCGGCCTCTCCCGAAAAGCGAAGCGCCCTTGCGTTGAGGGTGCCGGATACCTTCTCGAGAAACTCCTGCTGGGTGAGTCCCTGGTCACGGTAGAGGCCCACCACCCCCATGCCGAAGTTGTTGGAAGGGCTGGCCACTTTCATGACCTGGAAACTGCCGCGGTCGAGGAGGCCCTTCTTGCGCAGCTCCCTTTTAAGTCCCCCGACGTTGTGCTCGTCGATGATGGCCTGGTAGGTGTACTGCTCGCCCTTTCGCCCCTCCACACGAGAATAGTGAGCCTCCTCGGCGGAGTAGTAGTTGAGCAGCTTGAGCACCGCTTCGTGGTCGTTGTGACTCGTGGTCAGTACAATCTTGCGGCTGACGGGATAGCCCGCCTCCAGAAATTTGAGATTCTCCAGTCCCAGCTTCTCGGCCAACACGAAGGAGACCCCGTCCAGGGCCGCGTCGAGATTGGTGTGGGCGGCAATGAGGGCGACATCGTTGCGTATGAGCTTGTAAATGATGCGCCCCTGCTCACCGGTGGGATTGATGCGGTCGATACTCTTGAAGATAAGCGGATGGTGAGAGACGATGAGCTCGCATCCCTTTTCCACGGCCTCCTCGGCCACCTCCATGGTCACGTCGAGGGTGGTGAGTACGCGGGTGACCTCCCGGTCCGGATCTCCCAGGAGAAGTCCGACGTTATCGTATTCCAATTTGGTGCTGGGGGGCGCCCACTGGTGAAGAAAGGTGGATATATGCCGGACCCGTGTATTCATCGTCGTTTGAACTCCTTATTGGTTGGAGTTCCGGGTCTTCGGGCACAATCGCCCGACGGGCAGGCAGGATACGACAGGATGGGGAAAATCTGAGCCAGTACTTGCAAGTCCGCTTTAAAATCTTGGATTTAGTCTGTAAAAATACGATTTAAATCCGTTTGTTAAAAGGTTATTTTTTATGGAATCGTTTGAAGATTCAGTGCCCTAATCCCAACCCCTGCGGGCCGAAGGCCCCAATCAGGCGAAACACCACACGCATGTCCGAAGATATTCCATCGAACCTGGAGCAGCTGCAGCAGCGCATCGACAAGGCCTGCCGCGAAGCGGGCCGCAATCCGAAAGATATTACCCTGGTCGCTGTTTCCAAGACCAAACCGCTGGAACGCATCCGGGAGGCCTTTGCCTGCGGACAGGTCCACTTCGGGGAGAACCGCGCCAAGGAGCTGCAGGACAAGATGGAGGGATGGGACGAGCCCGACGTGCGCTGGCATATGGTCGGCAACCTGCAGACCAACAAGATCAAGTATATGGTGGAGCGTGTGGACTGGATCGACTCGGTTCCCAAAAAGAAAATTCTGAGAGAGATCGAGAAGCGCGCTTCCCGCATCGACCGGGTGATCGACACCCTCATCCAGGTGAACATCAGCGGGGAAAACCAGAAGAGCGGCTGCGAACCGGAAGACCTTCCGGGGATTCTGGAGTACGGGCAGGGACTGGAACACGTGCGCATACGGGGACTGATGGGCATCGCCTCGCTGGTGGACGACCCCGAGGAGGTGCGTCCCGAATTCCGGCTGATGCGCGAGCTCCTGCAGGAACACCGCACAAGCTACGGGGGCAACGTGCAGCTGGAACACCTCTCCATGGGTATGACCAACGACCTGGAGGTAGCCATCCAGGAAGGATCCACCATGCTGCGGGTGGGGCGCGCCATCTTCGGCGAACGTAACTATGGATGACCTCAGCCGTGAAAGATACCTTGCCCGCGGCGCGTGTTTCATTAATGAAGAAATTTGGTACATTAGAATTATAAGGACAACCATCCTGTCCCCAATGCAATCCCCCTTGCTATGAATGTCTGGGTTTTTATCATCGTAATGGTCGCCATCGTCGGAGGCCTGATTACCGAATACCAGAAGAACAAAATGAACATGCTCGAGCGCAGTGAGCACAACGAGGAGGAGGTGGATGAGCTGCGCAAGCTGGTGGAAAACCTCAAGACACGTATAGAAAATCTGGAGGCCATCGCCGCCGGAGAGCCCGACGACTTCAAGGTGGGAGCCGGAAAGGGCATGAAGGAAATCGAAATCGAGCAGTCGGACATCCGTGAGGAGAACCGCAAGCAGGTGTCCGACCTGGCCAACAAACAGCGGAGCTGATGTTCATGGATGTTGAAGCCATTATTATCGTAGCCATCGTATTCGGCACCCCTCTTGTGGGATTCACCCTTTACGGGATCTACAGGCTGCTCAAATTGTGGATAGGCGGGCCTTCTGGAGAAGTGGTTCCCCGGCAGGATTTCAACCGGCTGGGCAAGGCTTTCGTGGAATTCAAGAAGGACGCTGAGCGCCGCATACGCAACCTGGAGGCTATAGCGACGGAGGAAGAAGACGACAAGTCCGCTTCCCAAAGCTCCGGCAGCGGCACGCGTCAGCTGGGCGGGCCGACCGACACCATCGAGGTGGAAGGCGGCCGGGAGGGCAACCCCAAGGAGGCCCGCGAGCAGAAAAACAGCGGGGAATCCTCCGACGGAAGCAACTTGAGAAACATGCTCCGCGAATAGGCGTTTAATCACCCACGCTCCACTTCCAACCACCGGCCACCAAGGCACTTACCATATGAAGCTCACCGCCCTTGAGATCAAACAGCAGAAATTCGAGAAGGGACTGCGCGGCTACGACACCGATGAGGTACAGGCCTTCCTGGGACTGGTCTCCAACGAATGGGAAAACCTGGTGGCCCGGAACCGCGAACTGGATCGCAAGGTGGAGAAGCTGGAGGAGAAGCT
Protein-coding regions in this window:
- a CDS encoding ATP-binding protein — encoded protein: MIFKNFRVGVVLRVGGLVASIALWMYLVYSTSYYVSMVILALVIVSQIVHLVRYVERTNYKLTRFLNSIRYSDFSQTFPDHGLGSSFRELNHAFSRVIDEFKKERSEKEESFRYLQTVVQHIGIGLISFNKQGEVELINTAAKRLFQIPALRNVQALRSISEPLYKAVSGLKGGNRTLVRVGIGSETLQLAISATEFRMHNDLYKLVSFQNIHSELEEKEMEAWQNLTQVLAHEIMNSITPIASLSDTIHMLLRKNAVEQNGEYIIDRESLGDVSDALDTINNRSHGLMRFVNSYRDFTQIPEPTFDHFSVRELLVRARNLNKGEAEAQNVHIEVSVQPETLEVTADPHLIEQVLINLIKNAFRALEDKENARIGLSGSLDADGTVLIQVADNGPGIKPSNLQKIFIPFYSTSQPTSRGGSGIGLSLSRQIMRMHRGTLTVRTDEQEGTTFTLRF
- a CDS encoding glycosyltransferase, which produces MMLSKPRLSIILCFSGEQDVIEPTLNTLYGLKEVPFELFLVDDRHTEESRQVIQSLLDFHGHEQTYYYEHPAFGGRGLRISEVLPQCNTPYIWCPESAGEIDGEALMESLDLLEQQKLAFLTSASLPDSTDGWLELAGRDQWPEDGHFLWNFDVIDAASRFFNPEARHYPGLGLAARLQPTYAAALVDPFQQPCEQAKREPLTPSVRRELLGVLMKRYDADGADRKRLYERYEEYTREGVEYPGLEGDLLVEAKNLKEAGRFSGAMELVEHVLKRNPDHSAAKKLKMEILEKRRRFVEASEIKHELEWRSTQTRRRTAPGEFKTSVIIPTTAHGKPALEHCLLNLSNHCDSAATELIVVDNASLDNTHDYLEELKEKNFLNCKVITNSQNMGFAASVNQGLKRAGGTYACILHNDVEIKGPVIRQLENYLDENPDYGMVGPLANKTLYPEQATRAWEEPKGLQPTEILDSFCMMMRTGMGVEMDESFELAFFEDFDLCFQIRDKGYRVGLATDVSVTHYLGTTTFALDLDIDSPQYYKNVAFFNEKWDIDVYSEEKLRAMGTFDQLLALDELVNPLFPEPSLQAWYKEIFTDELRTEIMNTDLDPETLCTLVHLFMVMDEREVMRRLEDRLDKVEISASLIYDLVRYYFDKNIFSRCLHYLNRLEPGKESFQSELYRLAIAVEEKELESAVPRLRDLLDRAPSNPYLYKLAGEIYEFEGDTEEAESFYRIAAQINPFLFSDAGSEVRS
- a CDS encoding transglutaminase-like domain-containing protein; translated protein: MPTPSEIKSLVSLLEDPDPYVQSEVRSRLFELGEQAVPLLDQQKNEVRDPSEKEHINEIIRWITFGSLEEDFVELLQLGIDSPSRLEDAAFTLCRFHNPTLREREYVKKLDRFADLVENRIRYSLSETQKMHKLLDFVFDDLGFQGSTDDYYHPENSYLNRVIDRRQGLPISLGLIVLFLARRLELPFYGVNMPIHFMLKFRGEKDELLIDPFDRGKVVTYNQCYYFLKQNGLDPRSEHFETAGEREILARCIRNLVHSYSRREEEEKAGQLKQLLKMVSN
- a CDS encoding arginine deiminase family protein; protein product: MKLSVRSESGLLQSVIVHTPGREVSLVNPEMKDELLFDDIIFEEDARQEHEGMLEVLRAAMPSDGAIYQITDLIRESFEKEEAREHFIRKLVDRHPEENIHTVEDELHRLDPAELLQFVVEGHTPGLHNFTLYPTPNLVFTRDLAAMVGDAILLSRPAMQARLREALMMEAVIQFHPLFAETRSRCITIADGTSIEGGDVLVASDRVVLIGMSERTSFSGLMRAAERLLETSVEHVLAVDIPKQRASMHLDTIFTFAAPGECLVFAPAITERRNNVIDLSRTGGQVTARTMPSLKEAMEELLEREFTFMNCGGSDRTDQFREQWTDGANVFAVAPGVVVGYERNHHTFRELQNHGYRLMNQHEFIERYRDADLPENVGEGDEKVAVSFVGHELCRGRGGARCMTMPIARKNG
- a CDS encoding site-2 protease family protein, translating into MNEDNGSQNDEIGTGGDRDHSDASPRPGRRARNLARWDSTVLDADGEEDGDTGGAGDYDLKTVAKHLGLFLATVATVALTGASFVGFNASLFPLVMPSWPDFMRGLLFAALLLAFLGVHEFGHFFAAMKHKVRVSLPYFIPIPLGIGTLGAVIRIKERIRDTRKMFDVGVAGPLAGLVVSLAVLLIGFATLPDPSYIQNFEGHEAVKNYVAQNGVFPETPPEPASEESGGQGTLMMGETLLYSFLASFFENVPPMYEMYHYPFLFAGWLGLFFTALNLMPVGQLDGGHILYSLIGFRRHRTVARYTFAALTILAGIEAVPFIHQSLGDWDTSVGSLSWLLWAGGLYLLLRRAFHGDHRWVAPLLALSLVASAAWLYGWVGHFDTQHSLIWVFWCAFIAYFVGIEHPPVQYERHLDPVRRRLGWFSMGVFLLCISPTPLYFV
- the smpB gene encoding SsrA-binding protein SmpB, with translation MSNANPTIENRKARHEYHVHETFEAGIVLKGTEVKSLRDGKASLGEAFAYMQDGEVWLRDMYIKPYKEGSWANHEERRPRKLLLKKREIAELDKAVTRKGFTIIPLKLYFKNGYAKILIGIAEGKKKYDKREDIKERDVKREIDRKVKGSYKINL
- a CDS encoding fasciclin domain-containing protein; this encodes MTTRTACHTTFLALLLLWGLQPAPAVAQEEPEMNIVEIVENTPRLSVLNRVLQASGMKDSLRTGGPYTMFLPVNEAFYELPYAERSLLWDTSNRARIRRILSNHILDRRMTSEEMAARSNIPSRLEDLPVDTTGNLIQVKGANILQPDVEAVNGMVHVIDAILMPSYVE
- a CDS encoding Nif3-like dinuclear metal center hexameric protein, which gives rise to MNTRVRHISTFLHQWAPPSTKLEYDNVGLLLGDPDREVTRVLTTLDVTMEVAEEAVEKGCELIVSHHPLIFKSIDRINPTGEQGRIIYKLIRNDVALIAAHTNLDAALDGVSFVLAEKLGLENLKFLEAGYPVSRKIVLTTSHNDHEAVLKLLNYYSAEEAHYSRVEGRKGEQYTYQAIIDEHNVGGLKRELRKKGLLDRGSFQVMKVASPSNNFGMGVVGLYRDQGLTQQEFLEKVSGTLNARALRFSGEAERIKKVAVCGGAGVSLTSRAVAEGAQAFVTSDIKYHDWFVDTEPFLLVDAGHYESEIPIASTLQHELQEAFEELNVMETGVNTNPMNVYIPQSS